A window from Leptidea sinapis chromosome 11, ilLepSina1.1, whole genome shotgun sequence encodes these proteins:
- the LOC126966948 gene encoding ER lumen protein-retaining receptor, which yields MNIFRLLADLSHLLAIIILLLKIWKTRSCAGISGKSQILFAIVYTSRYLDLLTTYVSAYNTIMKVVFIVASYATIYLMYIKFKATYDHNHDTFRIEFLLIPSVILALLINREFTFLEVLWTFSIYLESVAILPQLFLVSKTGEAESITSHYLFALGSYRGLYLLNWIYRYIVEDHYDLIAIVAGVVQTVLYCDFFYLYITKVLKGKKLQLPA from the exons ATGAACATATTTAGATTACTTGCGGACTTATCCCATCTTCTAGCGATTATTATtcttttacttaaaatatggAAAACAAGATCGTGTGCAG GTATATCAGGGAAGTCGCAGATACTTTTTGCAATAGTGTATACCTCACGGTATTTGGATTTATTAACAACGTACGTCTCTGCGTATAATACTATTATGAAAGTGGTGTTCATAGTTGCATCGTATGCAACGATTTATTTGATGTATATCAAATTCAAAGCAACATACGATCACAATCACGACACTTTTAGGATTGAATTTCTGTTAATCCCATCAGTAATACTTGCGTTGTTGATAAACCGTGAATTCACATTCTTAGAG gtgcTTTGGACCTTCTCAATTTATTTGGAGAGTGTAGCAATTTTGCCACAGTTGTTTTTGGTATCAAAAACAGGAGAGGCTGAGAGTATTACTTCTCATTATTTATTTGCTTTAGGATCATACAGAGGACTTTACTTACTTAACTGG atttaCCGTTACATTGTGGAGGATCATTATGATTTGATTGCTATTGTTGCTGGAGTTGTACAGACTGTGCTCTACTGTGACTTCTTTTATCTTTACATCACAAAAG ttttAAAGGGAAAGAAGTTGCAACTACCTGCATAG
- the LOC126966926 gene encoding translation factor GUF1 homolog, mitochondrial isoform X1: MMVRILFNLRCMRRIYDKNVSKSLLKRLYSAKFVGPDVEKIRNFSIVAHVDHGKSTLADRLLELTGAIKPGSETSQVLDNLPVERERGITVKAVTASLSYVYNDETYLLNLIDTPGHVDFSNEVVRSVTACQGVVLLVDANEGVQAQTVAVHSLAKKNNLIIIPTLNKVDLPRADPEKVKGQLQSLFGIDPNNVLQISAKKGWGVQNLLEEIIKRIPPPIVKLDEPFRAHIIDTWHDKYRGVMCLAYIHSGGLKIGDSVKWRSDSKQHLVKYLSLLKPQEENIEKAIAGQVVMVGLGPKGGGKVGDQLLDSKIEESNTAATESGIRHMVYAGIFPSDQSQHTQLSDSIRKLALNDSAVSVSVDSSPALGQGWRVGFLGLLHLDVFTQRLLQEYKAEAILTAPSVPYKVKLRGSKLIRQHRSDEIIITNPLQLPEPQNIVEYYEPLVIGTIITPVEYIGAVTTLCVDRRGTPLPSSSIDEHMTLMQFVLPLSEVVIDFHDTLKSLTSGFASFDYHEHGFHPSSLVRMDILINGVLVDELSTIVHTSRLEFQARRLTTKLKEMIPRQMVQVAIQAVVGGKVLSRETLKAYRKDVTAKLYGGDITRRKKLLKQQAEGKKKMRSVANIKIPRDTFIDVLKR, translated from the exons ATGATGGTTAGAATTTTATTTAACCTCCGCTGTATGCGCCGAATTTATGACAAAAATGTATCCAAAAG ctTACTAAAACGATTGTATAGTGCTAAATTTGTTGGACCAGATGTAGAGAAAATAAGAAACTTTAGTATCGTAGCACATGTTGACCACGGTAAAAGTACGCTGGCTGATCGATTGTTAGAATTAACTGGAGCTATTAAGCCGGGAAGTGAAACTAGCCAGGTTTTAGATAACTTGccg GTAGAGAGAGAAAGAGGAATAACTGTAAAAGCAGTTACAGCATCACTCAGCTATGTGTACAATGATGAAACCTATTTACTCAATCTTATTGACACTCCAGGCCATGTTGACTTTTCAAATGAA GTGGTCCGCAGTGTCACGGCATGTCAGGGAGTGGTCCTTCTTGTTGATGCCAATGAGGGTGTGCAAGCACAAACAGTTGCAGTTCATTCTCTTGCCAAGAAAAATAACCTCATCATAATACCAACCTTAAACAAAGTTGATCTACCCAGAGCTGATCCTGAAAAGGTTAAAGGACAACTACAGTCTCTATTTGGCATTGATCCCAACAATGTTCTTCAAATATCAGCTAAAAAAGGTTGGGGAGTACAAAATTTGCTTgaggaaataattaaaagaatacCTCCACCTATTGTTAAGCTTGATGAACCATTCAGGGCTCATATTATAGACACATGGCATGATAAATATAGAGGTGTGATGTGCCTTGCCTACATTCACTCTGGTGGTTTGAAAATTGGTGATTCTGTTAAATGGAGATCTGATTCAAAGCAGCACTTGGTTAAGTATTTATCTCTGCTGAAGCCACAGGAAGAAAACATTGAGAAGGCAATTGCTGGTCAAGTTGTCATGGTAg gCTTAGGGCCGAAAGGTGGAGGGAAAGTTGGTGATCAGCTCCTGGATTCTAAAATAGAAGAAAGCAACACAGCGGCGACAGAGTCTGGCATACGCCACATGGTTTACGCTGGCATATTCCCATCTGACCAGTCGCAGCACACGCAACTCAGTGATTCCATCAGGAAACTGGCGCTAAATGACTCCGCTGTCAGTGTCTCAGTGGATTCAAG tcCAGCTCTAGGTCAAGGATGGCGTGTGGGCTTTCTGGGTCTTCTACACCTGGATGTATTTACACAGAGGCTATTACAAGAATACAAGGCAGAGGCCATACTAACTGCCCCCTCAGTCCCATATAAAGTTAA gctAAGAGGATCCAAACTAATAAGGCAACACAGGAGTGACGAAATCATAATAACCAACCCCCTGCAACTTCCAGAACCGCAAAATATTGTTGAATACTATGAACCACTTGTTATAG gCACGATTATAACTCCAGTGGAGTATATAGGCGCGGTTACTACCCTATGTGTGGATCGTAGAGGAACCCCGCTGCCTTCCAGTTCGATAGACGAACACATGACATTGATGCAGTTTGTGCTGCCACTGTCAGAAGTTGTCATCGACTTCCACGACACACTCAAAAGCCTGACATCCGGTTTCGCCAGTTTTGACTACCACGAACATGGATTCCATCCTAGTTCGTTAGTAAGG ATGGACATTCTTATCAATGGTGTGCTTGTCGATGAACTATCGACAATAGTACACACGTCGCGGTTGGAGTTCCAAGCGAGGAGATTGACAACCAAGCTCAAAGAAATGATTCCTAGGCAGATGGTGCAG GTTGCCATTCAAGCTGTTGTTGGAGGAAAAGTTTTGTCCCGAGAAACGCTCAAGGCCTACAGAAAAGATGTAACGGCTAAATTG TATGGTGGTGATATTACCAGAAGGAAGAAGCTGCTGAAACAACAGGCGGAGGGAAAGAAGAAAATGCGTAGTGTGGCCAATATCAAAATACCGAGAGATACATTCATAGATGTCTTGAAGAGATAG
- the LOC126966926 gene encoding translation factor GUF1 homolog, mitochondrial isoform X3 encodes MMVRILFNLRCMRRIYDKNVSKSLLKRLYSAKFVGPDVEKIRNFSIVAHVDHGKSTLADRLLELTGAIKPGSETSQVLDNLPVERERGITVKAVTASLSYVYNDETYLLNLIDTPGHVDFSNEVVRSVTACQGVVLLVDANEGVQAQTVAVHSLAKKNNLIIIPTLNKVDLPRADPEKVKGQLQSLFGIDPNNVLQISAKKGWGVQNLLEEIIKRIPPPIVKLDEPFRAHIIDTWHDKYRGVMCLAYIHSGGLKIGDSVKWRSDSKQHLVKYLSLLKPQEENIEKAIAGQVVMA; translated from the exons ATGATGGTTAGAATTTTATTTAACCTCCGCTGTATGCGCCGAATTTATGACAAAAATGTATCCAAAAG ctTACTAAAACGATTGTATAGTGCTAAATTTGTTGGACCAGATGTAGAGAAAATAAGAAACTTTAGTATCGTAGCACATGTTGACCACGGTAAAAGTACGCTGGCTGATCGATTGTTAGAATTAACTGGAGCTATTAAGCCGGGAAGTGAAACTAGCCAGGTTTTAGATAACTTGccg GTAGAGAGAGAAAGAGGAATAACTGTAAAAGCAGTTACAGCATCACTCAGCTATGTGTACAATGATGAAACCTATTTACTCAATCTTATTGACACTCCAGGCCATGTTGACTTTTCAAATGAA GTGGTCCGCAGTGTCACGGCATGTCAGGGAGTGGTCCTTCTTGTTGATGCCAATGAGGGTGTGCAAGCACAAACAGTTGCAGTTCATTCTCTTGCCAAGAAAAATAACCTCATCATAATACCAACCTTAAACAAAGTTGATCTACCCAGAGCTGATCCTGAAAAGGTTAAAGGACAACTACAGTCTCTATTTGGCATTGATCCCAACAATGTTCTTCAAATATCAGCTAAAAAAGGTTGGGGAGTACAAAATTTGCTTgaggaaataattaaaagaatacCTCCACCTATTGTTAAGCTTGATGAACCATTCAGGGCTCATATTATAGACACATGGCATGATAAATATAGAGGTGTGATGTGCCTTGCCTACATTCACTCTGGTGGTTTGAAAATTGGTGATTCTGTTAAATGGAGATCTGATTCAAAGCAGCACTTGGTTAAGTATTTATCTCTGCTGAAGCCACAGGAAGAAAACATTGAGAAGGCAATTGCTGGTCAAGTTGTCATG gCTTAG
- the LOC126966926 gene encoding translation factor GUF1 homolog, mitochondrial isoform X2 — MVYAGIFPSDQSQHTQLSDSIRKLALNDSAVSVSVDSSPALGQGWRVGFLGLLHLDVFTQRLLQEYKAEAILTAPSVPYKVKLRGSKLIRQHRSDEIIITNPLQLPEPQNIVEYYEPLVIGTIITPVEYIGAVTTLCVDRRGTPLPSSSIDEHMTLMQFVLPLSEVVIDFHDTLKSLTSGFASFDYHEHGFHPSSLVRMDILINGVLVDELSTIVHTSRLEFQARRLTTKLKEMIPRQMVQVAIQAVVGGKVLSRETLKAYRKDVTAKLYGGDITRRKKLLKQQAEGKKKMRSVANIKIPRDTFIDVLKR; from the exons ATGGTTTACGCTGGCATATTCCCATCTGACCAGTCGCAGCACACGCAACTCAGTGATTCCATCAGGAAACTGGCGCTAAATGACTCCGCTGTCAGTGTCTCAGTGGATTCAAG tcCAGCTCTAGGTCAAGGATGGCGTGTGGGCTTTCTGGGTCTTCTACACCTGGATGTATTTACACAGAGGCTATTACAAGAATACAAGGCAGAGGCCATACTAACTGCCCCCTCAGTCCCATATAAAGTTAA gctAAGAGGATCCAAACTAATAAGGCAACACAGGAGTGACGAAATCATAATAACCAACCCCCTGCAACTTCCAGAACCGCAAAATATTGTTGAATACTATGAACCACTTGTTATAG gCACGATTATAACTCCAGTGGAGTATATAGGCGCGGTTACTACCCTATGTGTGGATCGTAGAGGAACCCCGCTGCCTTCCAGTTCGATAGACGAACACATGACATTGATGCAGTTTGTGCTGCCACTGTCAGAAGTTGTCATCGACTTCCACGACACACTCAAAAGCCTGACATCCGGTTTCGCCAGTTTTGACTACCACGAACATGGATTCCATCCTAGTTCGTTAGTAAGG ATGGACATTCTTATCAATGGTGTGCTTGTCGATGAACTATCGACAATAGTACACACGTCGCGGTTGGAGTTCCAAGCGAGGAGATTGACAACCAAGCTCAAAGAAATGATTCCTAGGCAGATGGTGCAG GTTGCCATTCAAGCTGTTGTTGGAGGAAAAGTTTTGTCCCGAGAAACGCTCAAGGCCTACAGAAAAGATGTAACGGCTAAATTG TATGGTGGTGATATTACCAGAAGGAAGAAGCTGCTGAAACAACAGGCGGAGGGAAAGAAGAAAATGCGTAGTGTGGCCAATATCAAAATACCGAGAGATACATTCATAGATGTCTTGAAGAGATAG